The following proteins are encoded in a genomic region of Sorangiineae bacterium MSr12523:
- a CDS encoding protein kinase, which yields MIRRLASGGTSDVLLARPIKPAGDHRPVVLKMLLPSYRDDPQFERLLARDAEAYGRLHHPFIVQLFEVFAVRDKLVIVLEYVDGLALNRLRSQLQGAGGWLDDRASAYLAWCVFSALSAAHTSRDPETGILAPVIHRDINPSNVLIPWDGRVKLGDFSIGKVTNVSGDAGKTSAGITKGTFGYMAPEQVRGEKVTEKTDIYTATLLLWEQFARRKAIQYAALPEIEVMRAMAYPHLVSLDVLRPDLPEAIRRAVAVGLEADPAKRELSAESMMEILRDFVAPDEGRRLLQDTLYRLREREDEPAGRDSSWAKMTPITMDAVPDASYNGGASARGEESLPAFSIETSDPGAPALAAPVVTAVDRISTDDEDRETLPTSSVAVGAGIPRSAIDEFVEDSGYHAAPADMEVTDATAATYGDGPDAEPPTLAREYESRPPSAVSFSELLLPRSAEPMPGRVDAELTNTPSSIPPGHQETLMGGLHGVAPHEPFTTEVDEREVAPPPAPPSAPAPVEETLVSPAPTGFAPPKSVNVSVSDAPPPVRPEGGTSSPDLSRTIPTDSPPVVTTGGPSHALAATVPAIPSTILAQQNPPVIAPAESGRMFEGGKGAKSRVLWWLVGGVALFGVGLGAASLFVKHGEPPGAQTSVSEPAKVQEPPVAATPPPTPAPEPKAAEPKVEPKPAEPKPEPKAEAKPEPKPEAKPVEAPAAGGNTGTLVVERGGGHRIYFDGKVVAQGAGSHVVPCGRHTVKVGSDGKAQELTVPCGGSVTAQ from the coding sequence GTGATTCGCCGGCTAGCCAGCGGCGGAACGAGCGACGTGCTCCTCGCGCGGCCGATCAAGCCGGCGGGCGACCACCGTCCGGTCGTGCTCAAAATGTTGCTGCCGTCGTACCGCGACGACCCGCAGTTCGAGCGGCTGCTCGCGCGCGATGCGGAGGCCTATGGGCGGCTGCATCACCCGTTCATCGTGCAGCTGTTCGAGGTGTTCGCCGTTCGAGACAAGCTGGTCATCGTTCTCGAATACGTCGATGGCTTGGCGCTGAATCGGCTGCGGTCGCAACTTCAAGGCGCCGGCGGATGGCTCGATGACCGTGCGAGTGCGTATTTGGCGTGGTGCGTCTTTTCGGCGCTCTCCGCCGCGCACACATCGCGCGATCCGGAAACGGGAATTCTCGCTCCGGTCATTCATCGCGACATCAATCCGTCGAACGTGCTCATTCCTTGGGATGGCCGGGTCAAGCTGGGTGACTTCAGCATTGGCAAGGTGACGAACGTCTCGGGTGACGCCGGCAAGACCAGCGCGGGCATCACCAAGGGAACCTTCGGCTACATGGCGCCCGAGCAGGTGCGCGGCGAGAAGGTCACCGAGAAGACGGATATTTACACGGCAACATTGCTCCTTTGGGAGCAGTTCGCCCGGCGCAAAGCCATTCAATATGCGGCGCTGCCGGAGATTGAAGTCATGCGGGCGATGGCCTATCCGCACTTGGTCTCGCTCGACGTGCTTCGGCCGGATTTGCCGGAGGCCATCCGCCGGGCGGTCGCGGTGGGCCTCGAAGCCGACCCGGCGAAACGCGAGCTCTCGGCCGAGAGCATGATGGAGATCCTCCGGGATTTCGTGGCTCCGGACGAAGGCCGGCGCCTCTTGCAGGACACGCTTTATCGACTTCGCGAACGCGAGGACGAGCCAGCAGGGCGTGACAGCTCGTGGGCCAAGATGACGCCCATCACGATGGATGCCGTCCCCGACGCATCGTACAATGGAGGAGCATCTGCGAGGGGGGAGGAGAGCTTGCCTGCATTCTCTATCGAGACGAGTGATCCAGGTGCACCCGCGCTAGCGGCGCCGGTGGTCACCGCAGTGGATCGCATCAGCACGGACGACGAAGACCGGGAGACGTTGCCAACGTCCTCGGTTGCGGTGGGGGCGGGGATTCCTCGCTCGGCCATCGACGAGTTCGTGGAAGACTCGGGCTACCACGCCGCGCCGGCCGACATGGAGGTGACCGATGCCACCGCCGCGACCTACGGCGATGGGCCGGACGCGGAGCCGCCGACCTTGGCCCGCGAGTACGAGTCGCGCCCGCCGTCGGCGGTGTCCTTCAGCGAACTTCTGCTCCCACGTTCGGCCGAGCCCATGCCCGGTCGCGTGGACGCAGAGCTGACGAACACGCCGTCGTCGATTCCGCCGGGGCACCAGGAGACCCTCATGGGCGGGCTTCACGGGGTTGCCCCGCACGAGCCGTTCACGACGGAGGTGGACGAGCGCGAGGTGGCACCGCCGCCGGCGCCGCCCTCGGCACCGGCACCGGTGGAGGAGACCTTGGTCTCGCCAGCGCCCACGGGCTTCGCGCCGCCGAAGTCGGTGAACGTGTCCGTTTCCGATGCGCCGCCGCCGGTACGCCCGGAGGGGGGCACGTCGTCACCGGATCTCTCGAGGACGATTCCCACGGACTCGCCCCCGGTGGTGACGACGGGCGGTCCGAGCCATGCGCTTGCGGCCACGGTTCCGGCGATCCCGTCGACGATTCTCGCCCAGCAGAACCCACCGGTGATCGCGCCGGCGGAGTCGGGGCGGATGTTCGAAGGCGGCAAGGGAGCCAAGTCACGCGTGCTCTGGTGGCTCGTGGGCGGGGTTGCGCTCTTTGGCGTGGGCCTCGGGGCGGCGTCGCTCTTCGTGAAGCATGGTGAGCCGCCGGGAGCGCAGACGTCCGTGTCCGAACCGGCCAAGGTGCAAGAGCCGCCGGTCGCCGCGACACCGCCGCCCACGCCCGCGCCCGAGCCGAAGGCCGCGGAGCCCAAGGTCGAGCCGAAGCCTGCCGAGCCCAAGCCCGAGCCGAAGGCCGAAGCGAAACCCGAGCCGAAACCGGAAGCGAAGCCTGTGGAAGCACCCGCCGCCGGCGGAAATACGGGAACCCTCGTCGTCGAGCGCGGTGGCGGCCACCGAATTTACTTCGATGGCAAGGTCGTAGCCCAAGGGGCGGGCAGTCACGTCGTTCCGTGCGGCCGGCACACCGTGAAGGTGGGCAGCGACGGAAAGGCGCAGGAGTTGACCGTTCCGTGTGGGGGCTCGGTCACTGCGCAGTGA
- a CDS encoding TerB family tellurite resistance protein: MIPWLSSSTISRLRDQLRLRGQRPSVVLPENVTPDLAETLRLLDEYGPLCDAMYMMMSADGQVTNNEREVLTGALRNLSGDTLRTVHIEAMLEAAAKKTAEDGREKRMHDIIETLQEDTTRGEVAFVLAAAIAFADNAIADQENEVLNQFAEGLGIDEERANELLDSVEEDLRAMGG, from the coding sequence ATGATCCCCTGGCTCTCCAGCTCCACCATCTCGCGTCTTCGTGACCAGCTCCGTTTGCGCGGGCAGCGGCCCTCCGTCGTCTTGCCGGAGAACGTGACCCCGGATTTGGCCGAGACCCTGCGCCTTTTGGACGAGTACGGCCCGCTTTGCGACGCCATGTACATGATGATGTCGGCCGATGGGCAGGTCACCAACAACGAGCGCGAGGTCCTCACCGGCGCACTGCGCAATCTATCGGGCGATACCCTGCGGACCGTGCACATCGAGGCGATGCTCGAAGCCGCCGCCAAAAAAACGGCGGAAGATGGCCGCGAAAAGCGAATGCACGATATCATCGAGACCCTGCAGGAGGATACGACACGCGGGGAAGTTGCCTTCGTGCTCGCAGCCGCCATAGCCTTTGCCGACAACGCAATCGCCGATCAGGAAAACGAAGTCTTGAACCAATTTGCCGAGGGCCTTGGCATCGACGAAGAGCGAGCGAACGAGCTATTGGACAGTGTGGAAGAAGACTTACGCGCCATGGGCGGTTGA